The following DNA comes from Ruminococcus sp. NK3A76.
CACAATAATGAAGAAGGTCGGCGACATTTCCTTGAAAAACGTGAGATACTCTTTGTGAAGATCACATCAATATGCCCCTGCTCTGCCATTCTTATCATTCTTTGAAAACTCGGTCTATTGTCAGTTGTTCCGCTGATTGCTTCATCAGCAAATACTCC
Coding sequences within:
- a CDS encoding recombinase family protein, with amino-acid sequence MSKKDSFTNQQKYYKKMLDNNDDYIFVGVFADEAISGTTDNRPSFQRMIRMAEQGHIDVIFTKSISRFSRKCRRPSSLL